One Coccinella septempunctata chromosome X, icCocSept1.1, whole genome shotgun sequence genomic window carries:
- the LOC123321392 gene encoding myotubularin-related protein 14: MDCDPLLSIKRKEIENLCNLFKQNAYSVCYETPEATEALARCKALLELDYKVVEINNSDGALCSHYPSKILICQSELPDESGNEVRNEALSLESTADVNQLRNQILKARKGRCRARFPVPVIFYKGKNICRSGTTAHFVEILGRATVETFNSYLVGTSEDELEGRGDEHEFNDDQNLNLESSVRKNDIQLLKTYNVESIFDLMVEQKKIKYGVYVTSSETADEENRYSEFKIYHIPYPGCEFFTNINNSDRKGIKQYFDWTQRMVDKIFDIPDLERFSNMRIDWDEYRTWDIVQLTRNYLMLILKQVHESKSGILVHCISGWDRTPLFISLIRLSLWADGLIHKSLNVWQIIYFTVAYDWMFFGHNLKNRLEKTEEIFFFCFYVLKHLTNFEMNNSGLVIHSDDTYQDNGNPDTTLRKPNISSPTDVLPDYRDYQTGINEEDVLSDTELDRDFYGLETPSSPSSNESNGNNICDPGSDLNGGAATARSIPKPSSPVPIKRNSSASDTDTSGSWAYVTTTGSVRSREEMSHRNTRRHRRLHGVRNEFYRMYYHCIPVSYKQGTSVIGQVLGNLSERVGFS, translated from the exons ATGGATTGTGATCCACTTCTGTCGATTAAAaggaaagaaattgaaaatttatgcaATCTCTTCAAACAAAATGCTTATTCTGTCTGCTATGAAACGCCAGAA GCTACAGAAGCTTTGGCAAGATGCAAAGCGTTGCTTGAACTGGACTATAAGGTAGTTGAAATCAACAATAGCGATGGAGCACTCTGTTCTCATTATCCTAGCAAAATACTGATATGTCAAAGTGAACTGCCTGATGAATCTGGTAATGAGGTGAGAAATGAAGCACTGAGTTTAGAAAGCACAGCTGATGTAAATCAACTTCGTAATCAAATTTTGAAAGCAAGAAAAGGAAG GTGTCGTGCACGTTTCCCAGTTCCAGTAATTTTTTACAAGGGCAAAAATATTTGCCGTTCCGGAACCACTGCCCATTTTGTGGAAATATTAGGTCGTGCTACTGTTGAAACTTTCAACAGTTATCTGGTTGGTACATCAGAAGATGAGCTAGAGGGTAGAGGTGATGAACATGAGTTCAATGATGATCAGAACTTGAATCTTGAAAGTAGCGTGAGGAAAAATGATATACAGCTACTCAAGACATATAATGTTGAGAGTATTTTTGATCTAATGGTAGAGCAGAAGAAAATTAAATATGGTGTTTA TGTCACTTCATCTGAGACTGCAGATGAAGAAAATCGTTATAGTGAGTTTAAAATATACCACATACCCTATCCTGGATGTGAGTTTTTCACCAATATCAATAATAGTGATAGGAAAGGAATTAAGCAATATTTCGACTGGACGCAGAGGATGGTTGATAAAATATTCGATATACCTGACCTAGAGAGATTTTCTAATATGAGAATTGACTGGGATGAATACAGGACATGGGATATTGTACAATTAACTAGAAATTATCTGATGTTAATACTTAAGCAAGTGCAT GAAAGCAAGTCTGGAATTCTTGTTCATTGTATTAGTGGTTGGGACAGAACTCCACTATTTATTTCTCTTATAAGACTCAGTTTATGGGCTGATGGTTTGATCCATAAGTCTCTCAATGTTTGGCAAATAATATACTTTACCGTTGCGTATGACTGGATGTTCTTTGGTCATAACTTAAAAAACCGTCTGGAAAAAACAGAGGAAATATTCTTCTTCTGCTTCTACGTACTCAAACACTTAactaatttcgaaatgaatAATAGCGG GCTTGTCATACATTCTGACGATACATATCAGGATAATGGAAACCCAGATACAACGTTAAGGAAGCCCAATATTTCATCGCCAACTGATGTACTCCCTGACTATAGAGATTATCAGACTGGTATAAATGAAGAAGATGTGTTGTCTGACACTGAACTTGATCGTGATTTTTATGGATTAGAAACACCGAGTTCTCCAAGCAGTAATGAATCAAATGG aAATAACATATGCGATCCCGGCTCAGACTTGAATGGGGGGGCAGCAACGGCAAGATCCATTCCGAAGCCATCTTCCCCTGTGCCAATCAAAAGAAATAGTAGTGCAAGTGATACTGATACATCTGGTAGTTGGGCATACGTTACTACCACTGGCAGTGTTAGAAGCAGGGAGGAAATGTCTCATAGGAATACAAG GAGACACCGTAGATTGCATGGAGTGCGAAACGAATTTTACAGAATGTACTACCACTGTATACCGGTCTCCTACAAACAGGGAACATCTGTTATAGGGCAGGTCCTTGGTAATTTGTCTGAGAGAGTTGGTTTCTCATAA
- the LOC123321498 gene encoding putative SERF-like protein, with translation MTRGNQRELARAKNQKKVQEQSKGKRGDGLTVEQRKFRDAEVMREKQRKKEEEAKAKQAQRCK, from the exons ATGACCC GCGGTAATCAACGAGAACTCGCAAGAGCCAAAAATCAAAAGAAGGTACAAGAACAATCAAAGGGAAAGCGAGGAGATGGGTTGACGGTAGAACAACGGAAATTTAG GGATGCTGAGGTGATGCGAGAAAAACAgcgaaaaaaagaagaagaggCTAAAGCAAAGCAAGCCCAGAGATGCAAATGA
- the LOC123321393 gene encoding uncharacterized protein LOC123321393, whose product MFSKLVLLMLYWFSSANIIAATRCYNCGTDNTDSCDNFDPSNSSFIVNCPHKFSCGLETHVDKKIRTCEGVFLDDCQKANNIEYCYCTGDLCNGNTIQLTPSDDEDYIEGSGVRTTTTISSTTTTISSTTTFKPQVNVTKLANGQQETAVANILLLHLTYICSSVFWKMQYN is encoded by the exons ATGTTTTCCAAATTGGTGCTATTAATGCTATACTGGTTCTCCTCAG CTAATATCATAGCAGCTACAAGATGCTACAATTGTGGAACAGACAATACAGATTCATGCGACAACTTCGATCCAAGTAATTCCTCGTTCATAGTGAACTGTCCCCATAAATTTTCCTGCGGACTGGAGACCCATG TGGACAAAAAAATCAGAACATGTGAAGGGGTTTTCTTAGACGACTGCCAAAAAGCTAACAATATTGAATATTGTTATTGTACGGGGGACCTGTGCAATGGAAATACAATTCAACTCACCCCTTCAGATGACGAGGACTATATCGAAGGCAGTGGTGTCCGAACAACTACTACTATAAGTTCAACAACAACTACCATAAGTTCAACAACTACATTCAAACCTCAGGTAAATGTCACAAAATTAGCGAACGGTCAACAAGAAACAGCAGTGGCCAACATACTTTTACTCCATCTAACATATATTTGTTCTTCAGTTTTCTGGAAAATGCAATATAATTGA